The bacterium genome includes the window CGCCGGAGCCTTGGTCTTCCAGTAGGCGACCAGCGCCTGCGTGATCTCATCGTCGCTTGTGCCCCCGCGCATCAATCGCTTGAGATCCAAAAGCGTCTCGGAGAACAGGCAGTTGGCGATGCGGCCGTCGGCGGTGACGCGTAGACGCGTGCAATTGGCGCAGAACTTGTGGGTCATCGTCGAGATGAACCCGACCCGTCCGGGCAACCCCTCCAATTTCCACAGCCGCGCCGGCGCGGTGGGGTCATCGGAGAGGATGGGCGAGAGCCGCCGTCCGATTCGTTGGCGCACCTCCGCCTCGGGCACCAGCATGTCGCGAGAGTAGTCGACCTCGGCGGTCGGCATGAATTCGATGAACCGGACATCGATCTTCGGGTCGGCGCACAGATCGATGAACGCGGGAATCTCATCATCGTTGATCCCGCGCATCACCACCATGTTGACCTTCACCCGCCGCATCGCCGGATGCGCGAGCGCCGCCTCCAGCGCCCGGCGCACACGCTCGACCCCGCGATGACGCGTGATCCGGACAAAACGGTCGGCGCGCATCGTGTCCAGCGAGATGTTGACGGTCGACAATCCCGCCTCAACCAGCGATTCCAATTGCTGCTCCAGCAGGTAACCGTTCGTCGACAGGCAGATCTCCGCAACGCCGGGCAGGGCCCGGATGGTCTTCATCAGCGACGGCAACCCGTGGCGCAAAAGCGGCTCGCCGCCGGTGAAACGCACCTTGCGCACCCCGATGCGTGCGGCCAGACGCGCCACCCGCAGGAGTTCCTCGTCGGAGAGCGCCGCCGCCTCGGGGCGATGCGGGTCATCGCCTTCCGGCGCGCAGTAAAGACAGCGCAGATTGCAGCGCGCGGTCACCGCGATGCGCAGATAGCGCGGACGCCGCCCCAGGGCATCACGGCAGTCGATGTCGGGAATGTCGGTCCACATAAACAAAAATCCGACCGCACAAAAACAGGCAAACGCATCGGTCGGTGTGTGAGTCTCTGTGCTCCTTTGCCAAACACGGGCTGGCCGGACAGTTGCCCATCGGGCCGTAGCGTTCCCGCCGACCCAGAGGGCCAACGGGACTCGGAGTTGTCACTCCTATATACGCGGGGAATCTGACTGTTGGCAAGGGGATTGCCAACTGATTGTGTCACAATTCAATTCCGCAG containing:
- the moaA gene encoding GTP 3',8-cyclase MoaA, with the protein product MWTDIPDIDCRDALGRRPRYLRIAVTARCNLRCLYCAPEGDDPHRPEAAALSDEELLRVARLAARIGVRKVRFTGGEPLLRHGLPSLMKTIRALPGVAEICLSTNGYLLEQQLESLVEAGLSTVNISLDTMRADRFVRITRHRGVERVRRALEAALAHPAMRRVKVNMVVMRGINDDEIPAFIDLCADPKIDVRFIEFMPTAEVDYSRDMLVPEAEVRQRIGRRLSPILSDDPTAPARLWKLEGLPGRVGFISTMTHKFCANCTRLRVTADGRIANCLFSETLLDLKRLMRGGTSDDEITQALVAYWKTKAPAHRLDDPAFLGRPTMIAVGG